One genomic window of Solanum dulcamara chromosome 10, daSolDulc1.2, whole genome shotgun sequence includes the following:
- the LOC129871745 gene encoding alkane hydroxylase MAH1-like has product MALIGLGYIEIFLALFCFLLFYCFRHSNYPINFPIFGMVPGLLYNLQQIHERCTRSMRASGGTFLFKGLWFANMDTLTTVDPANIHYIMSANFMNFPKGPKFKEMFDVLGNGIFNADLDMWKVQRKMTRAFITHHEFYKFLVKTSRDKVEKGLIPVLDHVCNKGCVVDLQDLFQRFTFDTTCILVTGYDPGCVSIDFPDVPFSKAMDDAEEAILFRHALPEIIWKLQRWLRIGEEKKMIKAQEILDYTIDKYISKKREDLKEIGNLKETEEGFDLLTFYLKEEEYLGVKCDDKFLRDNILNLMIAGRDTTSSALTWFIWLVSTNPQVEKKIRDEINFVIPNEEVEKFRLFNVQELNKLVYLHGALCDSLRLYPPVPFQHKEPLEEDILPSGHKVHPKLKIMFPLYAMGRMESIWGKDCLEFKPERWISERGTIKHEPSYKFLAFNAGPRTCLGKEVAFTQMKAVAAAIIHNYQVELVKGHLVQPNASIILYMRHGFKVRINRRWT; this is encoded by the coding sequence atggcaCTAATAGGATTAGGTTACATTGAAATTTTCCTAGCTTTGTTctgttttcttttgttttattgCTTTAGACATTCAAATTATCCAATAAATTTTCCAATTTTTGGTATGGTACCAGGATTACTGTACAACCTACAACAAATTCATGAAAGGTGCACTAGGTCAATGAGGGCCTCAGGGGGCACATTTTTATTCAAAGGTCTATGGTTTGCAAATATGGACACATTAACAACAGTTGATCCAGCCAATATTCACTATATCATGAGTgcaaatttcatgaattttcctaAAGGTCCTAAATTCAAAGAGATGTTTGATGTTTTAGGTAACGGGATATTCAACGCGGATTTGGATATGTGGAAGGTTCAGAGGAAGATGACTCGTGCCTTCATAACTCATCATGAGTTCTACAAGTTTTTAGTCAAGACTAGTCGCGATAAGGTGGAGAAAGGGCTAATTCCGGTTCTTGATCATGTTTGTAACAAGGGATGTGTTGTGGATTTGCAAGATTTGTTCCAAAGGTTTACTTTTGACACAACTTGTATATTGGTTACTGGATATGATCCTGGATGTGTATCGATAGATTTCCCTGATGTTCCCTTCTCGAAAGCAATGGATGATGCTGAAGAAGCCATTCTTTTTCGTCATGCATTGCCCGAGATTATTTGGAAGTTGCAAAGATGGCTTAGAATTGGAGAAGAAAAGAAGATGATTAAGGCTCAGGAGATATTGGACTATACTATAGACAAATACATTTCCAAGAAGCGCGAAGATTTGAAGGAAATAGGCAATTTGAAAGAGACTGAAGAGGGATTTGATCTCTTGACATTTTACCTAAAGGAAGAAGAGTATTTGGGGGTTAAATGTGATGACAAGTTCTTGAGGGACAATATATTGAATCTTATGATAGCAGGGCGCGACACGACTAGCTCTGCTCTCACATGGTTCATTTGGCTTGTGTCAACAAATCCACAAGTTGAAAAAAAGATAAGGGATGAAATCAACTTTGTTATCCCCAATGAAGAAGTTGAAAAATTTAGGCTTTTCAATGTTCAAGAATTGAACAAACTTGTTTACTTACATGGTGCATTGTGTGATTCATTAAGGTTGTATCCACCAGTGCCATTCCAACACAAGGAGCCTCTTGAAGAAGACATACTCCCAAGTGGACACAAAGTTCATCCAAAGTTAAAGATTATGTTTCCATTGTACGCGATGGGGAGAATGGAGTCGATTTGGGGGAAAGATTGTTTGGAATTTAAGCCTGAGAGATGGATTTCGGAACGAGGGACGATTAAACATGAGCCATCATACAAGTTCTTGGCTTTTAATGCTGGACCAAGAACTTGTCTTGGTAAAGAAGTGGCTTTTACTCAAATGAAGGCTGTGGCTGCTGCTATTATTCACAATTATCAAGTTGAACTTGTTAaaggtcaccttgttcaaccaAATGCTTCTATTATTCTCTACATGAGACATGGTTTTAAAGTTAGGATTAATAGGAGGTGGACTTAA